The DNA segment atatactattaacTACTACTAGTATGACATTAACTCTCTATgggtatacacatatgtacggtggtcaaaaattgcaattatacatatttttatgtattatattttatttattctatgaataaacaaataaggaagggctaagtttgaaGCCGGTGTAATACCtatttaggtatatgggagATAGGAGAGGTATTGAACTGATTTTATGTCTTTTAGGCGTCACCACGTACGGAAGAAGATGCTCTCTGAGTTTCATTATGGTACCTCACACACCATCACCAATATATGAGAAGTAAAGTCAAACGGAAGTTTGAAGATTTTAACCATTactgttgctgttattattggaaaaaaaattgcgCTATAAAGCCAACGGGAAGTTCGAAACTGTTTACATTAGATGCATTAATTTCTTGTTCCCACGATGTATTTTGCTTCaattgtttctttgtttttcgtAAAAGGAGGTCTGCATGAATTTGTGAACCATGTACCATTGGGTTTTAGGGAGCATAAGCAAACAGATGTTATATTTACTGACTTTAGCAAAGCTTTCAATAAAGTCACTGTCTTGTaataatgtttgtttttaccacacttagcaccattgctgaaatgagCATACATAGTAGTAGCTGAGAAATCCGCTTATTCGATAACTCTgacctacacattttgttcgcatggtatttacattgctgaaatagataccgactttagtccagttcgtcgcaaacaattgcgcttgttatcaagtagtgacgaataattatgtagctatgtaattattttttctttagttctattctaatttttctgttcttaattctggattaacagatttcttttgttttttgcttaatctaccaatttttcacctgtatgaattatgtattatattttaagttttaatgctcaatataatgccatatgaacatacaatttgtatgcatatctgaaattttatagttttcaacattttttacacggtttttcgaagtaaatatagttttttatttcatcttacacggttttgagatgacatggaacgtataccccattttactataggaaatgcctctttttttacacggatttctgaggaacgtatctaccgtgtaaaaaaagagttgggtgtacttatttatttattcaataatttgtGTACCAATACCACGCAAATTGTCAAATATATCAATTTCCATTTAACAAGTGCAtcttttgatattatttataaaaaaggaaaagaaaacatACACGATCTCTAGGATAAATTGTTTGAAATCTACAAGGCGGCTAAGGATCAAAAGGCGTAGACACAAAACATAAGTAGATACATAATTCaactatttttgaataatatttaatatttatttgtcatAACTATCAATTCAACACTTTTaacataattataatatttctatatGTTCGAGATTTGTGTACTTGAATGATTTTATTATTCTACATGTATGTTTATACTTATACAACAGAGAAATGAGAAGTTACGTTAATTGTTTTCTAACAGTTTAGACAATTATTTGCAGGTTTACACAAATTAACTAATACGAGTAATACATGTATTTGAGTAGATGTGCCAGCACAAATTTGTATGCTCCACTTTCAGACCGAATTTAACACtttgttatattaaaattaatatagttATACGTtcttatttttaacataattttcttttaacagTATTCTTTTGTGGAGCATATTCTGTTTGgcttttcttcaatattttcaattatatttaaatggataaacaaaattattttaaaaaaatttcagtcctccatttacaaaaattgtttgtaatatAGAAACGCCTTTGCATATAACGTTAATAattgagaaaataataattttaattataaaaggtATAAAATTGAggaatatacatagatataataGCAATTGcgattaaataataatatgcatatatttatgtaggtaATGATGAATATACATTATAGAACTAGTGTGGAATATAATGTGTACAATTTGATTGCGAATACCAATCGGAAAATTGATTATTCTTCTACCCGACTTTATCAATAAACTGTTTAACAGCGAGTTTCATAAAGCCCACTGCGACCAATGTAGCGTACCCATTTTACTACATCGTGGTCAGAGTAATTGAGCTTTGGCTCGAAGACTTTTAAATAACGTACTTTAAAGCCAGAGGGTGCGAATGGTACCtcaaaattcattgaaattggtGGGCGTGTCCACTTTTTCTTTGTATCTGTTTCTAGTAATTCGATTTCTGCTGAAAGTTGAGTTTCTTTCATTCCCGCCATACGTTTGATCTTCCAAACAATTGCATTATCCGAggctttatatttagcttttCCCTTCAAACAAATCAACTGAACACCAGAAGTATTGAGTGGTGTGGGAATTTTTACTTCAATTTTTTGACCCAGTAGCGAGGGTTTGAAATTCGATTTGAGCACAACTTTTACTTCCATTTTAGTTCGGCCAACTTCACGTACAAGTGGAATTACTCGGAATGGCAACGAAATATCTTTTGTGGTACGATAGCGCATGAGCTCAAATTCTCCATCAGGTGGTATAAAACTAATGGAATGTTCCGTCTCGAATTTACTCAACTTAACACATTGATGAAACTGACAATCATCGATGACGACAACAGGTTTACCTGAACGTGAAGTTTCCGCTTCAGAGTTGCCACCGATACCACGTCCTTTGGATTCCATAACTATTTTATCGTTGATACCAAACTTACATTCAGGCATACCTGTTTTTAtacgaattaaaatatttctataggATTACCATAACTTTATTCTTAAGAAACGAAACATACCCGAAAGATACGACTTCATAACCACTTTTCCAGCTACATGGGCAGAGAGCACTTGCCCCTGAGGACTCATCAGCAGATTCACGTACTCCAACACGTCGAGGAAAAGTTCATTGCGACGGTATTTTATTCCTTCACGTCGCCAGCCGATTTGACCGGTCACTTGTGAGGTGATTTGCATTTGTTCCTCCTTAGTAGCCGATTTGATACCCTGTTGCGTGATGAACGTCTTCAGCGTGCCCGAGTCCGTGTTCTGCGGATAGCCAAAGTCGAGAATCTCGTCGAGCAGTTCATATATTAGAACAAAGTTgttcttaatattttcttcgGAAATTTTACCAAAGTATGACTGCATAACTTCTATAATTTTCAATAGGAATTCAAATACCATTGCTGCATTCACATTTTGCTTTGTGACTGCAGCCAACCAGATATTAGCACGCTAAAAAGAGTATTTGTTGCAATGAAATAGTCATTATAAACTCATTTTATAACATATAccttaatatgaaaaaaactgGTGCGTGCGATATTTGTTACCGGGGAACGAACTTGCTGTCTTGCATGGATGACGTTGACACGAAAAGCATCAACTGCATTACGACCAATATCATCTCGATACACACGGCTAATTAATACCTCTCCCTTGTggttatatacaaataatcCACCAATCATTTCTAATAAAgaacttatttatttagtacAATCAATTAACACAATACGCCCAACTAAatataagtttattaatttttcactttcagCGATTATCGATCAACACCCTCTTTTTCAATacatttgacagctgtcacCAAATTCGTATCACACCACATAGTCGCATTtgataaatattactttttctttaaaattatttattacttcATTAAGCTTAGATTAAGCATATTTCTTAccttaaaaattatgtatgacTAAAATGCTTCAATTTCATATAACTTCATAAATTATACTAATAAATGTGCGATATTCCCAAAATGATTTAAATATCAATGTGACGTGAACGCTTCCATGCAACCGCAACCAACTTCCCTGTGCATGACTTTGCGGcttgaataacaaaaaaatatttttagtgtgATATTGGCAAGTTGATTTGTGAATTGAGGTTTCTGTCTTTTAATTATTGCTAAGCAAAAATGCCTGTCGAAAACTTGGAAGAAGAAGGTTTGGAAAAGAACCCT comes from the Bactrocera neohumeralis isolate Rockhampton chromosome 2, APGP_CSIRO_Bneo_wtdbg2-racon-allhic-juicebox.fasta_v2, whole genome shotgun sequence genome and includes:
- the LOC126767775 gene encoding AP-2 complex subunit mu, producing MIGGLFVYNHKGEVLISRVYRDDIGRNAVDAFRVNVIHARQQVRSPVTNIARTSFFHIKRANIWLAAVTKQNVNAAMVFEFLLKIIEVMQSYFGKISEENIKNNFVLIYELLDEILDFGYPQNTDSGTLKTFITQQGIKSATKEEQMQITSQVTGQIGWRREGIKYRRNELFLDVLEYVNLLMSPQGQVLSAHVAGKVVMKSYLSGMPECKFGINDKIVMESKGRGIGGNSEAETSRSGKPVVVIDDCQFHQCVKLSKFETEHSISFIPPDGEFELMRYRTTKDISLPFRVIPLVREVGRTKMEVKVVLKSNFKPSLLGQKIEVKIPTPLNTSGVQLICLKGKAKYKASDNAIVWKIKRMAGMKETQLSAEIELLETDTKKKWTRPPISMNFEVPFAPSGFKVRYLKVFEPKLNYSDHDVVKWVRYIGRSGLYETRC